A window of Mycolicibacterium fluoranthenivorans contains these coding sequences:
- a CDS encoding TetR/AcrR family transcriptional regulator, with protein MAGERTSSSNRLSVDDWLQAGYTILAAEGIKALKIDRLCRHLEVTKGSFYWHFDGMPSYRTALVQGWGELRDRDRRSIEEIGSLPPRDRLRHMMASLITPGHWTLERAMREWARTDDEVAESVRAADRRVWAAVRTAFLDSGFAPDEAELRADATFAVGIGLLHLSGPVPHPRQAARSERFLDLMLAT; from the coding sequence ATGGCGGGTGAACGGACCTCTTCGAGCAATCGTCTATCAGTCGATGACTGGCTGCAAGCCGGCTATACGATCCTCGCCGCCGAAGGGATAAAAGCCCTGAAAATCGATCGTTTGTGCCGCCACCTCGAGGTGACCAAAGGCAGCTTCTACTGGCACTTCGACGGCATGCCCAGCTACCGCACAGCGCTTGTGCAGGGTTGGGGTGAGCTCCGCGACCGGGATCGCCGCTCGATAGAAGAGATCGGATCGTTGCCACCCCGCGACCGATTGCGGCACATGATGGCCTCGCTCATCACCCCTGGACATTGGACCTTGGAGCGCGCCATGCGCGAATGGGCCCGCACCGATGACGAGGTGGCAGAGAGTGTGCGCGCCGCCGACCGCCGGGTGTGGGCGGCTGTGCGCACCGCGTTTCTCGACTCCGGCTTCGCCCCCGACGAGGCCGAGTTGCGGGCCGACGCGACGTTTGCCGTGGGGATCGGCCTACTGCATCTGTCGGGGCCCGTCCCCCATCCGCGCCAGGCCGCCCGCAGCGAACGATTTCTGGATCTCATGCTGGCCACCTGA
- a CDS encoding esterase family protein → MQNVLGRWMRRIGAAAAAALVIPGAVAMTGETAPAGAFSRPGLPVEYLQVPSPSMGRDIKIQFQSGGEGSPAVYLLDGLRAQDDFNGWDINTPAFEWFLNSGLSAIMPVGGQSSFYADWYSPARNKGPTLTYKWETFLTQELPQWLQANRGVKPTGSAAVGLSMAGSASLTLAIWHPEQFVYAGSLSGFLNPSEGWWPFLINISMGDAGGFKADDMWGKTEDPNSGWKRNDPMVNIDRLVANNTRIWVYCGNGQPNELGGGDLPATFLEGLTIKTNITFRDNYLAAGGKNGVFNFPDNGTHNWAYWGRELQAMIPDMQRVLG, encoded by the coding sequence ATGCAGAACGTTTTAGGCCGGTGGATGCGCCGGATCGGGGCCGCCGCCGCGGCCGCCCTTGTCATTCCGGGCGCGGTCGCCATGACCGGCGAAACCGCACCGGCGGGAGCCTTCTCCCGCCCGGGTTTGCCGGTGGAGTACCTGCAGGTGCCGTCTCCGTCGATGGGCCGCGACATCAAGATCCAGTTCCAAAGCGGTGGCGAAGGTTCGCCTGCGGTCTACCTGCTCGACGGTCTGCGTGCACAGGATGACTTCAATGGGTGGGACATCAACACCCCGGCCTTCGAGTGGTTCCTCAACAGTGGCCTGTCGGCGATCATGCCGGTCGGTGGACAGTCCAGCTTCTACGCCGACTGGTACTCCCCGGCCCGCAACAAGGGCCCGACGCTGACCTACAAGTGGGAGACCTTCCTCACCCAGGAGCTGCCGCAGTGGCTGCAGGCCAACCGCGGCGTCAAGCCCACCGGTAGCGCCGCCGTCGGTCTGTCGATGGCCGGCTCCGCCTCGCTGACCCTGGCGATCTGGCACCCCGAGCAGTTCGTCTACGCGGGCTCGCTGTCGGGCTTCCTGAACCCCTCCGAGGGCTGGTGGCCGTTCCTCATCAACATCTCCATGGGTGACGCCGGCGGCTTCAAGGCCGACGACATGTGGGGCAAGACCGAGGACCCGAACAGCGGCTGGAAGCGCAACGACCCGATGGTCAACATCGACCGCCTGGTGGCCAACAACACCCGCATCTGGGTGTACTGCGGCAACGGCCAGCCCAATGAGCTCGGCGGCGGCGATCTGCCCGCCACCTTCCTCGAAGGCCTGACCATCAAGACCAACATCACCTTCCGCGACAACTACCTGGCTGCGGGCGGTAAGAACGGTGTCTTCAACTTCCCGGACAACGGCACGCACAACTGGGCGTACTGGGGCCGGGAGCTGCAGGCGATGATCCCCGACATGCAGCGCGTGCTGGGCTGA
- a CDS encoding FAD-dependent oxidoreductase: MAVLGEHAVVLGASMGGLLAARVLSERYHRVTIVERDELNDEPVPRRGVPQGRHGHVLLARGAQILEELFPGFGDELVRDGAATLSTEMTRMQVAIAGHVLAHHTDAESPDAARLYFPSRPLLERNVRRRVRAIDTVTVLDGHDVVGLTCCPDAGRVTGATIVSHGGEDPRVTEADLVVDATGRGSRTPTFLREMGYSSPPTDELVVKLAYASQLLQIPAGALPEQMIGYFPAPGRPRAWTIVGHENDTWMMTVGSMCGQDAPANRAEMLTFGAGFAPPHAVAAVRAATPLGEVEHYRVPSNRWRRYDKMKRFPQGLLVFGDAICSFNPVYGQGMTMAAIESTILRECLRRGDRDVSRRFFQASARRLRVAWQTAVGSDLSLPEVAGPRPLSMRLSNAYLDWVMRAAETDVDIAVQLLRVTGMMDSPIQLLRPDFAARVARVNLRRPAPTAALQPVAASAGENA; encoded by the coding sequence ATGGCTGTTCTCGGTGAGCACGCGGTGGTGTTGGGCGCGAGCATGGGAGGGCTACTGGCGGCGCGGGTGCTGTCCGAGCGCTATCACCGCGTCACGATCGTCGAACGCGATGAGCTGAACGACGAGCCCGTCCCCCGCCGCGGCGTGCCCCAAGGCCGGCACGGGCACGTCCTGCTGGCCCGAGGCGCGCAGATACTCGAAGAACTGTTCCCCGGGTTCGGTGACGAACTGGTCCGCGACGGTGCCGCCACCCTGTCCACCGAGATGACGCGCATGCAGGTGGCGATTGCCGGCCACGTCCTGGCCCACCACACCGATGCCGAATCGCCGGACGCCGCCCGACTGTACTTTCCGAGCCGGCCTCTGCTCGAACGCAATGTCCGCCGGCGGGTCCGCGCGATCGACACGGTGACGGTCCTCGACGGCCACGATGTGGTCGGGCTGACCTGCTGCCCGGACGCCGGTCGTGTCACCGGCGCGACAATCGTCAGCCACGGCGGCGAGGATCCCCGGGTGACGGAAGCCGACCTCGTCGTCGATGCGACCGGTCGCGGCTCCCGGACGCCGACGTTCCTGCGCGAGATGGGCTACAGCAGCCCACCCACGGACGAGCTCGTCGTCAAACTCGCCTATGCCAGCCAATTGCTGCAGATACCGGCCGGCGCCCTGCCCGAGCAGATGATCGGCTATTTCCCGGCGCCGGGCCGGCCGAGGGCGTGGACGATCGTCGGCCATGAGAACGACACCTGGATGATGACGGTGGGATCCATGTGCGGCCAGGACGCACCCGCGAACCGAGCCGAGATGCTCACCTTCGGCGCGGGATTCGCGCCGCCGCACGCCGTCGCAGCGGTCCGCGCGGCCACCCCGCTCGGCGAGGTCGAGCACTACCGCGTGCCCTCGAATCGGTGGCGGCGCTACGACAAGATGAAGCGCTTTCCGCAGGGGCTGTTGGTATTCGGTGACGCGATCTGCAGCTTCAATCCGGTGTACGGGCAAGGTATGACGATGGCCGCCATCGAGTCCACCATCTTGCGGGAGTGCCTGCGCCGGGGCGATCGCGACGTGTCTCGGCGCTTCTTCCAGGCCAGCGCCCGCCGGCTCCGGGTGGCATGGCAGACCGCGGTGGGCTCGGATCTCTCCCTGCCCGAGGTGGCCGGTCCGCGCCCGCTGTCGATGCGGCTGTCCAACGCCTACCTCGACTGGGTGATGAGGGCGGCCGAGACCGACGTCGATATCGCGGTCCAGCTGTTGCGCGTCACGGGCATGATGGACTCCCCGATCCAGCTGCTCCGGCCCGACTTCGCGGCCCGCGTCGCCCGGGTGAATCTGCGGCGCCCCGCGCCCACCGCGGCCCTCCAGCCGGTAGCGGCTTCCGCGGGCGAGAACGCATAA
- a CDS encoding acyl-CoA dehydrogenase family protein, which translates to MAINLELPKKLQAVLEKGHQGAAEMLRPISRKYDKAEHAYPVELDTLASLFEGISEAKTLSLAGADAFTAGEGSEKNVNGANMSALLNALEVSWGDVALLLTVPYQGLGNAAISSVATKEQLERFGKVWAAMAITEPSFGSDSAAVSTTATLDGDEYVINGEKIFVTAGSRATHIVVWATVDKSLGRAAIKSFVVPREHPGVIVERLEHKLGIKASDTAVIRFDNARIPKENLLGDPEVKVDKGFGGVMETFDNTRPIVAAMAVGVARAALEELRTILTDAGIEISYDKPAHAQSAAAAEFLRMEADWEAGYLLTVRSAWQADNKIPNSKEASMGKAKAARVGTDITLKTVEMAGTAGYSEEALLEKWARDSKILDIFEGTQQIQQLVVARRLLGLSSAQLK; encoded by the coding sequence ATGGCAATCAATCTGGAACTCCCGAAGAAGTTACAAGCGGTCCTCGAGAAGGGCCACCAGGGTGCAGCCGAGATGTTGCGGCCGATCTCCCGCAAATACGACAAGGCCGAGCACGCCTACCCGGTCGAGCTGGACACCCTGGCCAGCCTGTTCGAGGGGATCTCGGAGGCCAAGACCCTCTCCCTGGCCGGCGCCGACGCGTTCACCGCCGGCGAGGGCTCCGAGAAGAACGTCAACGGCGCCAACATGTCTGCCCTGTTGAATGCGCTGGAGGTCAGCTGGGGCGATGTCGCCCTGCTGCTGACGGTGCCCTATCAGGGCCTCGGCAACGCCGCCATCTCCAGCGTGGCCACCAAGGAGCAGCTGGAGCGTTTCGGCAAGGTGTGGGCCGCCATGGCCATCACCGAGCCGAGCTTCGGTTCCGACTCGGCGGCCGTGTCGACGACGGCCACGCTCGACGGCGATGAGTACGTCATCAACGGCGAGAAGATCTTCGTGACGGCGGGCTCCCGGGCCACCCACATCGTGGTGTGGGCGACCGTGGACAAGTCACTGGGCCGGGCCGCCATCAAGTCGTTCGTGGTGCCACGCGAACATCCCGGCGTGATCGTCGAACGCCTCGAGCACAAACTCGGCATCAAGGCCTCCGACACCGCCGTGATCCGCTTCGACAACGCCCGCATCCCGAAGGAGAACCTCCTTGGCGATCCGGAAGTCAAGGTGGACAAGGGCTTCGGCGGGGTCATGGAGACCTTCGACAACACCCGGCCCATCGTGGCCGCGATGGCTGTCGGCGTCGCCCGGGCGGCGCTGGAGGAACTGCGCACCATCCTCACCGACGCCGGGATCGAGATCTCCTACGACAAGCCCGCACACGCGCAGAGCGCCGCCGCCGCGGAATTCCTGCGGATGGAGGCTGACTGGGAAGCCGGCTACCTGCTGACGGTGCGCTCGGCATGGCAGGCCGACAACAAGATCCCGAACTCCAAGGAAGCCTCGATGGGTAAGGCCAAGGCCGCCCGGGTGGGTACCGACATCACCCTCAAGACCGTCGAGATGGCCGGCACCGCAGGCTATTCCGAAGAGGCACTCCTGGAGAAGTGGGCGCGGGATTCGAAGATCCTGGACATCTTCGAGGGCACGCAGCAGATTCAGCAGCTGGTCGTCGCACGACGGCTGCTGGGGCTGTCCTCAGCCCAGCTGAAGTAA